A single genomic interval of Apis cerana isolate GH-2021 linkage group LG14, AcerK_1.0, whole genome shotgun sequence harbors:
- the LOC108000687 gene encoding multiple inositol polyphosphate phosphatase 1, giving the protein MNAYVLFLTLLISHVYARDVDYCFKEENDPYLYMATKTAYHFVYNKDRFADVPDCKAKQIWMLVTHGTRCSSESEIIEMLKLKDFQKEIINNHELRNSGHMCNKDLENLKKWKPNEYLMIERAKVLAPQGVEDMRLLARRLQSSFPHLLQPTNNENITEQDYVFKESDALNSLGAFMEGLFKNKDAVEVKTVPENDTLLTMYKTCDSWDNEYNNVSYEEVIAFEESEDFKNLMENVSRRLGFLYISKDSILTMYDMCRYEKAWTVTQLSPWCAVFSKEELHVLEYREDLYYYYKAGYGREINARLGCTLLQDMMNHFWKMEQENESNQPKGVFYFSDTISLLNLLTTLNINKDQMQLKAFNYKEMAKRQWRTSFMSSFAANLIAIFYKCNTSSQPNKVMFYLAEKLVMIDECKVGLCDWEYIKQKFNPVLKQCDMKICWNGNGVAIFLPNFALLILSYFFLIFIRE; this is encoded by the exons ATGAATGCATACGTGCTATTCTTGACTTTGTTAATTAGTCATGTTTACGCGCGTGATGTTGATTATTGTTTTAAGGAAGAGAATGATCCGTATTTATACATGGCCACTAAAACTGCCTACCATTTCGTCTATAACAAAGACCGGTTTGCAGATGTGCCTG aTTGTAAAGCAAAGCAAATTTGGATGCTCGTTACACATGGTACACGATGCTCATCAGAGTCAGAAATCATCGAAATGctcaaattaaaagatttccaaaaagaaataattaacaatcatGAATTACGAAACA GTGGACACATGTGCAACaaagatttagaaaatttgaaaaaatggaaGCCGAACGAATATCTCATGATCGAACGAGCGAAAGTTCTGGCACCGCAGGGTGTGGAGGACATGAGGTTGCTCGCGAGACGATTGCAAAGTAGTTTTCCCCATCTTCTGCAACCGACTAATAACGAGAACATTACTGAGCAAGATTACGTG TTTAAAGAATCAGATGCGCTTAACAGTTTGGGCGCGTTTATGGAGGGATTGTTCAAGAATAAAGACGCCGTGGAGGTGAAAACGGTTCCAGAAAATGACACTTTACTCACG ATGTACAAAACGTGCGATTCGTGGGACAACGAATACAACAACGTTTCCTACGAGGAGGTAATCGCTTTCGAGGAGAGCGAAGATTTCAAAAATCTCATGGAGAACGTAAGCCGACGTCTCGGATTTTTGTACATTTCCAAAG attCGATTCTAACGATGTACGATATGTGCCGTTACGAAAAGGCATGGACAGTGACGCAACTCTCTCCTTGGTGTGCCGTTTTCAGCAAAGAGGAACTTCATGTGCTCGAATATCGCGAGGATCTCTACTATTATTACAAAGCCGGATATGGACGTGAAATCAATGCTCGGCTAGGATGCACGCTTTTGCAAGACATGATGAATCACTTTTG GAAAATGGAACAGGAGAACGAGTCGAATCAGCCCAAAGGCGTATTCTATTTTAGCGATACTATAAGTCTGTTGAATCTTTTGACAACATTGAACATCAATAAAGATCAAATGCAACTGAAGGCTTTTAATTACAAGGAAATGGCGAAACGTCAGTGGAGAACATCCTTCATGTCGTCTTTCGCAGCGAATCTTATCGCTATATTTTACAA ATGCAACACTAGCAGCCAACCAAACAAAGTAATGTTTTACCTGGCCGAGAAATTGGTCATGATCGACGAATGTAAGGTGGGCCTCTGCGATTGGGAATATATAAAGCAAAAGTTCAATCCTGTTCTCAAACAGTGcgatatgaaaatttgttgGAACGGAAACGGTGTCGCCATTTTTCTGCCCAATTTCGCCCTCCTTATCCTTTCAtacttctttttaatcttcatCAGGGAATAG
- the LOC108000624 gene encoding uncharacterized protein LOC108000624, which produces MILPIYLLTLQQMNYLYHLPIIERSIKDLLDTSQFLNVLFVVQNSLGRDPLDDLQLIDEIYKTVSRTIPTNFVSFNDSIPIELPDIEATESTLILYSYVAKDFPDRRRREDIARFIEHCQNRSKVLLITRLEEMNCNFEGFLKQIWYDELIDMTVLELSVSYKRSITMNVHRYNPFTNIYDRTPYTSALDWFPNKMIDLHGHPFRATVLEREGYINLTVDSRDYPVSYRGPDVKLLRTLARIMNFTIVMLPNNDALTSLMDGDLDMIVPKLPLFPDPRFDLLDHTLPFEYEKWCPVVPITYQVNTIESRAFAAIIANIVILLAFWAISALLKFEKRLWQPLKIFGILIATSVSMKPARTLERIVFFLVVLASIVYSANLYVDLTSVSMADTMETEYKSYKDLDESGLTPVVLHMIFNVTFFTDDQAFNSLKRKAIADEDMENCIDVLSRYRNVTCFMELRGINALIYSQAKRDSATMKVCKNLCYAKPHATYFLRKHSPFRSKFDAIISRLEAAGIRKKWHYDFIGKFFPKKARPVNRNLYESSLVWNLVYIGVIGFLSSIVAFFSEILVYHSHKRRKNDRA; this is translated from the coding sequence atgattctaCCGATATACCTGTTAACCCTTCAACAAATGAATTATCTGTACCACTTGCCGATCATCGAACGATCCATCAAAGATCTTCTCGACACGAGCCAATTCCTCAACGTCCTGTTCGTCGTTCAAAATTCTCTCGGCCGTGATCCCTTGGACGATCTCCAGTTGATCGATGAGATCTACAAGACCGTGTCACGCACCATACCGACGAATTTCGTTTCCTTCAACGACTCGATCCCGATCGAATTACCGGACATTGAAGCGACCGAGTCGACGCTCATCTTATACTCGTACGTGGCGAAAGATTTCCCTGATCGCCGTCGAAGGGAGGACATCGCTCGTTTCATAGAGCACTGCCAGAACCGGTCGAAAGTATTGTTAATAACCAGGCTCGAGGAAATGAACTGCAACTTCGAGGGATTTCTAAAACAGATCTGGTACGACGAGTTGATCGACATGACCGTGTTGGAGTTATCCGTATCCTACAAACGCTCGATAACCATGAACGTTCATCGATACAACCCTTTCACCAACATATACGATCGAACACCGTACACCTCGGCTCTCGACTGGTTCCCCAACAAGATGATCGATCTTCACGGCCACCCGTTTCGCGCTACCGTTTTGGAACGTGAGGGGTACATAAATCTGACGGTCGACTCTCGAGACTATCCTGTCTCGTACAGGGGGCCCGACGTGAAACTCCTTCGCACGCTTGCACGTATCATGAACTTCACGATCGTGATGCTGCCCAACAACGATGCGCTTACGAGCCTGATGGACGGCGATCTGGACATGATAGTACCGAAACTTCCGTTGTTCCCCGACCCACGTTTCGATCTGCTGGACCACACGTTGCCGTTCGAGTACGAGAAGTGGTGCCCAGTCGTACCGATCACGTACCAAGTGAACACGATCGAGTCACGAGCTTTCGCAGCTATAATCGCGAATATAGTGATCCTTCTCGCGTTCTGGGCTATATCGGCTCTGTTGAAGTTCGAGAAGAGGTTGTGGCAACCGTTGAAGATATTCGGGATCTTGATCGCGACGAGCGTGTCGATGAAGCCGGCCAGAACGTTGGAGAGGATCGTGTTTTTCCTTGTTGTATTGGCGTCGATCGTCTACTCGGCCAATCTCTACGTCGATCTGACGAGCGTGAGCATGGCTGACACGATGGAGACCGAGTACAAGAGTTACAAGGATCTGGACGAATCCGGATTGACCCCTGTCGTCCTCCACATGATATTCAACGTCACCTTCTTCACCGACGACCAGGCATTCAACTCGTTGAAGAGGAAGGCGATCGCCGACGAGGACATGGAAAATTGTATCGACGTTCTCTCCAGATACAGGAACGTCACCTGTTTCATGGAGTTGAGGGGGATAAACGCGTTGATTTACTCCCAGGCGAAGAGGGATTCGGCCACTATGAAGGTGTGCAAAAATTTGTGCTATGCAAAACCTCACGCGACTTACTTTCTGAGGAAACACTCGCCGTTCAGGAGTAAATTCGATGCGATCATATCGAGGTTGGAGGCGGCAGGTATTCGCAAGAAGTGGCACTACGATTTCATAGGGAAATTCTTCCCGAAGAAGGCGCGACCTGTTAATCGAAATTTGTACGAATCGTCCCTCGTCTGGAATCTGGTTTACATAGGGGTGATTGGATTCTTGTCGTCAATCGTGGcgtttttttctgaaattctcGTATACCATTCTcacaaaagaaggaaaaacgaTCGAGCGTGa